One segment of Oscillospiraceae bacterium MB08-C2-2 DNA contains the following:
- a CDS encoding GNAT family N-acetyltransferase: MKAILPQADVTVYEQDGKVRGFLGIADGSYIAGLFVAKAHQGQGIGEALLSACKKRLPSLTLDVYTRNRPAISFYSQ, from the coding sequence GTGAAGGCCATACTGCCCCAGGCGGATGTAACCGTTTATGAGCAAGATGGCAAGGTCAGAGGCTTTTTAGGCATAGCAGATGGCTCCTATATTGCAGGGCTGTTTGTTGCCAAGGCACATCAGGGGCAGGGTATTGGAGAGGCCCTGCTCAGCGCCTGTAAAAAGCGCCTGCCCAGCCTGACCTTGGATGTATACACCCGGAACCGGCCTGCCATCTCTTTTTATAGTCAATGA
- a CDS encoding methylglyoxal synthase, with amino-acid sequence MHLKGACLLINDDYITFTISVEKNIALIAHDNKKSELIDWCLQHKSILQNHRLCGTGTTARMITDRTGMQVLGYNSGPLGGDQQLGAKIVEGKIDMVIFFSDPLTAQPHDPDVKALLRIVQVYDIPMASNKSTADFMITSPLMDEPYNHQVINFNKNIRQRAETL; translated from the coding sequence ATGCATTTGAAGGGAGCCTGTCTCTTGATTAATGACGATTATATAACCTTTACCATCAGCGTTGAAAAAAACATCGCTCTGATTGCCCACGATAACAAAAAGTCGGAGCTTATTGATTGGTGCCTCCAGCATAAGAGCATTTTGCAGAACCACCGCCTTTGCGGAACCGGCACCACCGCCCGTATGATCACCGACCGCACCGGTATGCAGGTGCTGGGCTACAACAGCGGCCCTTTGGGCGGTGACCAGCAGCTCGGAGCTAAAATTGTGGAAGGGAAAATCGACATGGTCATTTTCTTTTCTGACCCTCTCACTGCCCAGCCCCATGACCCGGATGTGAAGGCACTTCTGCGCATTGTGCAGGTATACGATATTCCCATGGCCAGCAACAAATCCACCGCGGATTTTATGATTACCTCCCCGCTGATGGATGAACCCTATAACCATCAGGTGATTAACTTTAACAAAAACATTCGCCAGCGTGCGGAAACTCTTTAA